DNA sequence from the Falco peregrinus isolate bFalPer1 chromosome 1, bFalPer1.pri, whole genome shotgun sequence genome:
CAATTAACCTTCCTGATACAACTAACACATGTGGTGTAACGGGTGGCAACAAGCAGGGCATGGGGGTGTACATGCATGTGTGCAACAGAGGCAGCTGCCATCTCGCTCCCggacaggctgcctgcagcccaccaTGCCCCCTCCTCACTGCCCCAAATCCCACCCGCCTcaccctctccctcctccccaggcaggatGCAGGTCCGgggcttcctcctcctcctcttggcGCTGATCCTGCTGGCTGCCACCGCCGAGGCTGGCAAAAACAAGAAAGgtgaggggctgcctggggcagggggccggggggcagctCAGGGCGTGCTCCTGTGTCCCTGCAGTGAGCACCCACTCTGCCTTCCCTCGCAGAGAAGGCGAAGAAGGACGGCTCCAAGTGCGAGGACTGGCGCTGGGGACCCTGCGTCCCCAACAGCAAGGACTGTGGCCTGGGCTACCGTGAGGGAACTTGCAAAGACGAGAGTAAGAAGCTCAAGTGCAAGATCCCCTGCAACTGGAAGAAGAAGTTTGGAGGTGGGTGCGTGGCGGCGGTGGCTGGGGACCACCCTGGGCTgggtggctggtgctggggaccaCGCCGGGTGCTGGCCAGCTCTGatgcctctcccctccctcccagctgaCTGCAAGTACAAATTTGAGAGCTGGGGGGGATGTAGCGCTCAGACTGGTGTGAAAACTCGCTCCGGCATCCTGAAGAAAGCCCTGTACAATGCCCAATGTGAGGAGATTGTCTATGTGACCAAGCCCTGCTCTTCCAAGATCAAATCGAAGTCCAAAGGTCAGTTCCCACCACTCCTGTCCCCAGAAGGTTTCCACTGGCACCCTGGGCAGGGGCTTTCCAGGGGTAGCTTGGCCTGCTGGGGTTGGGCTTTGCTGGTGGTGTGGGAGGTCACACAGTATGCTCTCCCCTCTGCATCAGCACATGCGACGGCCCCGAAGTCCAGTTGCTGGATGGGTGGGATGCAGGTGCTGCTAGGAAAAACCTTGGTGTCCCCCCCTAAGTCACTGCTAGTTCCACTGGGATGAGGATTTCCCCCTCTCCTCAGTGGGCTGGTGTAAAGCATGGCTTTGCATGGTGCGGGTAGGCTGCCTGCAGGGATGCAGGCCCTGCGCCGTGCTGGCTGCACTTCTGCCACGGCAGCGTCTGGGGGCTCGGTGGGCTGCAGCAGATGCACTAACCCTTGTCTCCTCTGTTTCTCGGATGCAGCAAAGAAGGGCAAGGGGAAGGACTAGAGCGGGAAGCCAGCATCCTCCTTGGCCCCTCAACACGGTGCCTATGGGGCTGGATGCCCAGCTGCAGCCGGCCCATGCTCcagtcttcctcctcctcctcctcctctccttcctcctttcgATGACCTCCTCTTTCACTGAGATGCCTTGTTTTAATCACTAGTGTTGTAGAGAGCAAACCCACCCGCCCTGCAGGAggtgctgccctgctccctgccactgctgccagtGCATCCCACTCGCCTCCTTTCAGCTGGTGTCCTAGGTTTGCTGGGATGCGCCTGGAGAGCTGGGATGAGACCGCAACTTTTTTCCATCCTCTGACACAGATGTGTCTTTAGCACGTCCTTTGGCAAGCCCAGGACCCTCCTCACTCATCTACCGGGTACtggtgctggagggaagggctgAGTGTTGAATGCCTGAGTAACCCCATCACTCTCGCCCCTTACTTACGTGAGGACTGCCCTCAGCTCTTCCAGCATCCCTTCAGCCAGGGCATgacttccctgcagcagctgggggaaacAAATCCACTGCCCCCAGGAACCACCACATCCCCTCTCCATCACTTCTCACCACATGTGTCCATGCTGGGGCTGTAGCCCCTCTGCCTTCAACACGCTGACACCGGTGCTGGGTGGGAGCTCTCACTTCTTTTGGAAAatggggtttgttttattttccaataaaaatctttttaaaaaaccctgtcGGAACCCACCTGTCATCCCCACGAGCCGCTGCTGTGCTGGCAAC
Encoded proteins:
- the MDK gene encoding midkine isoform X1, with translation MKGRMQVRGFLLLLLALILLAATAEAGKNKKEKAKKDGSKCEDWRWGPCVPNSKDCGLGYREGTCKDESKKLKCKIPCNWKKKFGADCKYKFESWGGCSAQTGVKTRSGILKKALYNAQCEEIVYVTKPCSSKIKSKSKAKKGKGKD
- the MDK gene encoding midkine isoform X2 encodes the protein MQVRGFLLLLLALILLAATAEAGKNKKEKAKKDGSKCEDWRWGPCVPNSKDCGLGYREGTCKDESKKLKCKIPCNWKKKFGADCKYKFESWGGCSAQTGVKTRSGILKKALYNAQCEEIVYVTKPCSSKIKSKSKAKKGKGKD